A genome region from Sulfuriferula thiophila includes the following:
- a CDS encoding adenosylcobinamide-GDP ribazoletransferase, whose amino-acid sequence MLLNQLRLILTALAFLTRIPIPAWVGYADTQLNQSVRYFPLIGLLVGAILAGVYSLAILFWPSALALLLALAVGFMLTGAFHEDGLADFYDGVYGGMTVERRLEIMKDSRVGTYGVLALLAVLGLKFAALLSAPTASVPLILIAGHGLSRAFAVSFIYTHDYARSSGGKVQVVAQGLSLPALGLALLIGLLPLLWLPVSVLWLLLPLLLLRLWLARTLTSKLGGYTGDALGASQQLSETVFYLGVVALL is encoded by the coding sequence CCCGCCTGGGTGGGTTATGCCGACACGCAGTTGAACCAGTCGGTACGTTATTTTCCGCTGATCGGCTTGTTGGTCGGCGCGATACTGGCGGGCGTGTATAGCCTGGCAATATTATTCTGGCCGTCAGCACTGGCGTTACTCTTGGCGCTGGCTGTTGGCTTTATGCTCACCGGCGCATTTCACGAAGACGGGCTGGCCGATTTTTACGATGGTGTCTACGGCGGAATGACCGTGGAACGCCGGCTGGAAATCATGAAGGATTCACGGGTCGGCACCTATGGTGTACTGGCCTTGCTGGCGGTGCTCGGGCTGAAATTCGCCGCCTTGCTGAGTGCGCCAACTGCATCTGTGCCGTTAATACTGATAGCCGGTCACGGCCTCAGCCGCGCCTTTGCCGTGAGTTTCATCTACACCCACGATTACGCCCGCAGCAGCGGCGGCAAAGTACAGGTAGTCGCACAGGGCTTGAGCCTGCCCGCGCTGGGTTTGGCGTTGCTAATTGGCCTGTTGCCACTGCTGTGGTTGCCAGTCAGTGTGCTGTGGCTATTGCTACCCTTGCTGCTGTTGCGCCTGTGGCTGGCGCGCACTCTCACCAGCAAGCTCGGCGGCTACACCGGCGATGCGCTGGGTGCTTCGCAACAATTGAGCGAAACCGTATTTTATCTGGGCGTTGTGGCTCTACTATGA
- the cobC gene encoding alpha-ribazole phosphatase, translating to MTTELILVRHTRVAVAGMCYGRMDVPLADSFDAEVSQVKAQLADAGEAVYFTSPAQRCLALAQHLAPNAKMDARVAEMDFGAWEGMAWDAIGEPAISAWANDFVNLQPPQGESYLQMAQRVSAFLEDMAQHERVVVVTHAGVIRAAHALLNAIPLADSFAFQPEFGGVYRHKLGWSQVDLN from the coding sequence ATGACTACCGAACTGATCCTGGTGCGGCATACCCGTGTCGCCGTAGCGGGTATGTGCTACGGGCGCATGGACGTGCCGCTGGCCGACAGCTTCGATGCAGAAGTCAGTCAGGTCAAAGCACAGTTGGCAGATGCGGGTGAGGCGGTGTATTTCACCAGCCCCGCGCAGCGCTGTCTGGCGCTGGCGCAACACCTCGCACCAAACGCGAAAATGGATGCGCGTGTCGCGGAAATGGATTTCGGTGCATGGGAAGGCATGGCCTGGGATGCCATCGGCGAACCTGCTATCAGTGCCTGGGCGAATGACTTTGTGAACCTGCAGCCCCCACAGGGCGAATCGTATCTACAGATGGCACAGCGCGTGAGTGCTTTTCTGGAAGATATGGCACAGCATGAACGTGTTGTGGTCGTTACCCATGCAGGGGTGATACGCGCCGCGCATGCCTTGTTAAATGCTATCCCGTTAGCAGATAGTTTTGCGTTTCAGCCGGAGTTTGGCGGGGTGTATCGGCACAAGTTGGGTTGGAGTCAAGTTGACTTGAATTAA
- a CDS encoding type II toxin-antitoxin system PemK/MazF family toxin — MRRGEIWLARLNPNTGAEAGKVRPVLILLNNELLATGMSPILCIPLTSKLFKNLGGLRVEIPSRGRLLKSCYVMPEQMRALDRSRFNDTPLASVTDEEMIAIERLFLATCGLAQYLSPAH; from the coding sequence ATGCGACGCGGCGAAATCTGGCTGGCGCGATTGAATCCCAATACCGGGGCGGAAGCCGGAAAAGTCCGCCCGGTACTGATTTTGCTCAATAACGAATTACTGGCTACCGGGATGAGCCCCATACTGTGCATACCCCTGACCAGCAAACTGTTTAAAAATCTGGGCGGTTTACGAGTCGAGATACCCTCACGCGGACGTTTGCTGAAATCCTGCTATGTCATGCCGGAGCAAATGCGCGCACTGGATCGCAGCCGTTTTAATGATACCCCACTCGCCAGTGTGACCGATGAAGAAATGATCGCAATTGAACGACTCTTCCTCGCTACCTGCGGCTTAGCACAATACCTTTCACCAGCTCATTAA
- a CDS encoding ribbon-helix-helix protein, CopG family, with amino-acid sequence MATLNIRLPDSLDQQLTALAAQTHQNRSDLARTALEKYLREQAQERMMAEMVKAARFLATNAEARAESIAIAEEFQPLDNEALDHAEGYKPGDPEPEQWWK; translated from the coding sequence ATGGCTACTTTGAATATACGTCTGCCCGATAGCCTCGACCAGCAATTAACTGCGTTGGCAGCGCAGACCCATCAGAACCGTTCCGATCTGGCCCGTACCGCGCTGGAGAAATATCTGCGTGAACAGGCACAGGAACGCATGATGGCCGAGATGGTTAAGGCAGCCCGATTCTTGGCAACAAATGCCGAAGCACGCGCAGAAAGTATTGCCATTGCGGAGGAGTTCCAGCCACTGGATAACGAAGCACTTGATCATGCGGAAGGCTACAAGCCCGGTGATCCAGAACCTGAACAGTGGTGGAAATAA
- the cobU gene encoding bifunctional adenosylcobinamide kinase/adenosylcobinamide-phosphate guanylyltransferase, which translates to MTHLILGGARSGKSRYAEQLAITSQQTVSVIVTAQAQDEEMAQRIAHHQANRPAHWQVIEAPLDLAAALQSHAQDGHCLIVDCLTLWLTNLLCQTPDQLQQQRDALLAVLPTLPGTILLVSNEVGMGIIPMGELTRRFVDEAGWLNQAVAGVCERVTLVAAGLPLALKVPQA; encoded by the coding sequence ATGACCCACCTCATCCTCGGCGGCGCCCGCTCCGGCAAAAGCCGCTATGCCGAACAACTGGCAATAACCAGCCAGCAAACTGTCAGCGTCATCGTCACCGCCCAGGCACAAGACGAGGAAATGGCGCAGCGTATCGCCCACCACCAGGCCAATCGTCCCGCCCACTGGCAAGTAATCGAAGCACCACTCGATCTGGCCGCAGCACTGCAAAGCCATGCTCAGGACGGCCACTGCCTCATCGTTGACTGCCTCACCCTCTGGCTCACCAACCTGCTATGCCAGACACCCGACCAGCTGCAACAGCAACGCGACGCCCTGCTGGCTGTGCTCCCCACCCTGCCCGGCACCATACTACTAGTCAGCAACGAAGTAGGCATGGGCATCATCCCCATGGGCGAACTCACCCGCCGCTTTGTTGATGAAGCGGGCTGGCTGAATCAGGCAGTGGCGGGGGTATGTGAGCGGGTGACGCTGGTGGCGGCGGGGTTGCCGCTGGCGTTGAAGGTTCCACAAGCATAA
- a CDS encoding cobyric acid synthase, with amino-acid sequence MATLMVQGTTSDAGKSTLVAALCRWLHRQGVAVAPFKPQNMALNSAVTADGGEIGRAQAAQARACGLPPHTDMNPVLLKPSSDTGAQVIIHGHSIGNMEALDYHAYKSTARTAVLASYQRLSAQYQAVIVEGAGSPAEINLREGDIANMGFAEAVDCPVILIADIDRGGVFAHLVGTLALLSASEQARVKGFVINRFRGDLSLLQPGLDWLEAETGKPVLGVLPYLLGLHLEAEDALPREASQPQGRFNIIVPALPHISNHTDFDALRLNPQVNLQFIAPHSPPPPADLIILPGSKSVRTDIAWLKQQGWDSAIARHLRYGGKLIGICGGLQMLGTAIHDPLGIEGEAGSSAGLGLLELETTLAAHKQLRNVSGMLSLNHAAIAGYEIHAGISQGTALQHPAAWLDGKPDGAISPDGQVLATYVHGIFDMPASCDALLAWAGLQQAASPDLDALYEASLDILADNVEQHLDTSKLKAMLKL; translated from the coding sequence ATGGCAACGCTAATGGTACAAGGCACCACCTCCGACGCCGGCAAGAGCACCCTGGTTGCCGCGCTATGCCGCTGGCTACACCGCCAGGGTGTCGCCGTTGCCCCGTTCAAGCCGCAAAATATGGCCTTGAACAGCGCCGTCACCGCAGACGGCGGTGAGATCGGTCGCGCCCAGGCCGCGCAAGCCCGCGCCTGTGGCCTGCCCCCGCATACCGACATGAACCCCGTGCTGCTCAAGCCCAGCTCCGATACCGGCGCGCAGGTCATCATTCACGGCCACAGCATCGGCAACATGGAAGCCCTGGATTATCACGCCTACAAAAGCACTGCGCGTACAGCCGTGCTGGCTTCGTACCAGCGCCTGAGCGCCCAATATCAAGCCGTTATCGTGGAAGGCGCGGGCAGCCCCGCTGAAATCAACCTGCGCGAAGGTGACATTGCCAACATGGGCTTTGCCGAAGCCGTGGATTGCCCGGTGATCCTGATTGCCGACATCGATCGCGGCGGCGTGTTCGCCCATCTGGTCGGCACGCTGGCATTGCTGTCCGCATCGGAACAGGCGCGGGTCAAAGGTTTTGTCATCAACCGTTTCCGAGGCGATTTGAGTTTATTGCAGCCCGGTCTGGACTGGCTGGAAGCCGAAACTGGCAAACCGGTACTCGGCGTACTGCCGTATTTGCTCGGCCTTCATCTGGAGGCGGAAGATGCGCTGCCGCGTGAGGCCAGCCAGCCACAGGGACGCTTTAACATCATCGTTCCCGCCCTGCCGCACATCAGCAATCACACCGATTTTGATGCGCTGCGCCTCAATCCGCAGGTCAATCTGCAATTCATCGCGCCGCACAGTCCGCCGCCCCCTGCCGACCTCATCATCCTGCCCGGCTCGAAGTCGGTGCGCACCGATATCGCCTGGCTCAAACAGCAAGGCTGGGACAGCGCCATCGCCAGACACCTGCGCTACGGTGGCAAACTCATCGGCATCTGCGGCGGACTGCAAATGCTGGGCACTGCCATCCACGACCCGCTGGGCATAGAAGGTGAAGCCGGCAGCAGCGCCGGACTGGGTCTGCTGGAACTGGAAACTACGCTGGCAGCGCACAAACAGCTACGCAATGTCAGCGGCATGCTCAGCCTCAACCATGCAGCCATTGCCGGCTATGAAATCCACGCCGGCATCAGCCAGGGGACAGCACTGCAACATCCCGCGGCATGGCTGGACGGCAAACCCGACGGCGCCATCTCGCCCGATGGGCAGGTACTCGCCACTTATGTCCACGGCATTTTCGACATGCCCGCCAGCTGCGACGCACTGCTGGCATGGGCCGGACTGCAACAGGCTGCCAGCCCTGACCTGGATGCGCTCTATGAAGCCAGTCTGGACATACTCGCCGACAATGTCGAACAGCATCTGGACACCTCAAAATTGAAAGCCATGCTCAAGCTATGA
- the cobD gene encoding threonine-phosphate decarboxylase CobD: protein MLEHGGRLRLAASEWGIAVESWLDLSTGINPDGWPVPPIPPHLWQRLPEDDDGLLVAAQHYYQAPHILPVAGSQAALQALPALRTPGRVGMFFPSYAEHAHAWEKAGHTVVPMTADAMQLDDIDVLLLIHPNNPTGTRYDSAQLLDWHSQLAARGGWLIVDEAYIDADPMHSLTPYTDRSGLIVMRSLGKFFGLAGARVGFVMAQAEFLQRLQAELGPWTIAHPARWLATQALQDSDWQAYSRAQLKQSTERMASLLQQHELAVHGRTALFHWLITPHAAALYQHLAQCGILTRLFTEPVSLRIGLPATEAEWQHLQQGLSTWQR, encoded by the coding sequence ATGCTTGAGCATGGCGGTCGCCTGCGCCTTGCCGCCAGCGAGTGGGGCATCGCCGTGGAAAGCTGGCTGGATTTATCCACCGGCATCAATCCCGATGGCTGGCCTGTGCCTCCGATCCCGCCCCATCTGTGGCAGCGCCTGCCAGAAGACGACGACGGCCTGCTGGTCGCCGCGCAACACTATTACCAAGCCCCCCATATTTTGCCAGTGGCCGGTTCGCAAGCGGCATTGCAAGCCTTGCCGGCACTGCGCACCCCTGGCCGGGTGGGCATGTTTTTCCCAAGCTATGCCGAGCATGCACACGCGTGGGAAAAAGCCGGCCATACTGTTGTCCCCATGACCGCCGATGCCATGCAACTAGACGACATCGACGTATTGCTGCTTATCCATCCAAACAACCCGACCGGGACCCGTTATGACAGCGCCCAGTTGCTCGACTGGCACAGCCAGCTGGCCGCGCGCGGTGGCTGGCTGATCGTGGATGAAGCCTATATTGACGCCGACCCCATGCACAGCCTGACGCCTTATACCGACCGCAGCGGGCTTATCGTCATGCGCTCGCTGGGCAAGTTCTTTGGGCTGGCGGGTGCACGCGTCGGCTTTGTCATGGCGCAGGCCGAGTTCCTGCAGCGTCTGCAAGCCGAGCTTGGTCCGTGGACCATAGCCCACCCCGCCCGCTGGCTTGCCACTCAGGCGTTGCAAGACAGTGACTGGCAGGCATACAGCCGAGCTCAGCTCAAGCAATCAACAGAACGAATGGCTAGCCTGCTGCAACAGCATGAACTCGCCGTGCACGGCCGCACAGCGTTATTTCACTGGCTCATTACCCCGCATGCCGCCGCGTTATACCAGCATCTCGCACAATGCGGCATATTGACGCGCCTTTTTACCGAACCCGTCAGCCTGCGTATTGGTCTGCCTGCTACAGAGGCTGAGTGGCAGCATCTGCAACAAGGATTAAGCACATGGCAACGCTAA
- the cbiB gene encoding adenosylcobinamide-phosphate synthase CbiB, translated as MIGDWLMPLGVLLDVLLGETRRWHPLIGFGRLANHLEARLNRQQPLFFNRLLGILALLLAVTPLVYLAYLLAELPLYGSLFSVLILYFTLGLHSLAAHTRPIATALNAQDLPTARAQLARVVSRDTTTLDETDIAKAAVETVLENGNDAVFATLFWFALAGAPGALAYRLVNTLDAMWGYKTPRFYAFGWAAARLDDALNYPPARLTALTYALFGKTRQALACWRQQAPQWDSPNAGPVMAAGAGALDVQLGGAAVYHGQEEIRPQLGAGSAPVAADIDRALTLINKGVWLWLALHAAMGLWHA; from the coding sequence ATGATCGGCGACTGGCTGATGCCGCTAGGCGTACTGCTGGATGTTTTGCTGGGTGAGACGCGCCGCTGGCATCCGCTGATCGGCTTTGGCCGACTGGCGAATCACCTGGAAGCGCGACTGAACCGGCAACAGCCACTGTTTTTCAATCGTCTGCTGGGTATTCTGGCACTGTTGCTGGCAGTGACACCCTTAGTGTATCTGGCATATCTCCTGGCGGAGCTGCCCCTTTACGGCAGCCTGTTCAGCGTGCTGATTCTCTATTTCACCCTGGGTTTGCACAGCCTGGCCGCACACACCCGCCCCATTGCTACTGCGCTCAATGCACAGGATTTGCCCACAGCACGTGCGCAGTTGGCCCGCGTTGTCAGCCGCGACACCACCACGCTGGATGAAACCGACATTGCCAAGGCAGCGGTTGAAACCGTGCTGGAAAACGGCAACGATGCTGTGTTTGCCACCCTGTTCTGGTTTGCCCTCGCCGGTGCACCCGGTGCGCTGGCGTATCGGCTGGTCAACACGCTGGATGCCATGTGGGGCTACAAAACCCCGCGTTTTTATGCCTTTGGCTGGGCCGCCGCCCGGCTGGATGATGCCCTAAACTACCCCCCCGCCCGCTTGACGGCGCTGACCTACGCCCTGTTCGGCAAAACACGGCAAGCTCTTGCCTGCTGGCGCCAGCAGGCCCCGCAATGGGACAGCCCCAACGCTGGCCCAGTCATGGCAGCTGGCGCCGGGGCTTTGGACGTACAACTGGGCGGCGCGGCGGTCTATCACGGACAAGAAGAAATTCGCCCTCAACTCGGCGCTGGGTCTGCGCCTGTAGCAGCCGACATTGATCGTGCACTAACACTGATAAACAAAGGGGTGTGGCTTTGGCTGGCACTCCATGCGGCAATGGGGCTGTGGCATGCTTGA
- the bluB gene encoding 5,6-dimethylbenzimidazole synthase yields the protein MSAAPYSSGERDTVYRVIRERRDMRHFLPDPIDTATLHRLLAAAHQAPSVGLMQPWRFIRITQPELRRSIHALAETERMRTAEALGERQHEFMRLKVEGILDCGELLVAALMDSRERYVFGRRTLPEMDLASVACAIQNMWLAARAEGLGLGWVSLFDPDALARLLAIPAGGKPVAILCLGHVAEFYPAPMLELEGWDTRRALDNMLFENNWGNKTP from the coding sequence TTGAGCGCAGCGCCATATAGTTCGGGTGAACGCGACACCGTATACCGCGTTATTCGCGAGCGGCGCGACATGCGTCATTTTCTGCCTGACCCGATCGATACCGCCACCTTGCACCGCCTGCTTGCAGCCGCGCATCAAGCACCCAGCGTCGGGCTGATGCAACCCTGGCGGTTCATTCGCATCACCCAGCCGGAACTGCGTCGCAGCATCCATGCACTGGCCGAAACCGAACGTATGCGCACAGCCGAAGCACTCGGCGAACGTCAGCATGAATTCATGCGCCTCAAAGTCGAAGGGATCCTCGATTGCGGCGAACTGCTGGTCGCTGCACTGATGGATAGCCGCGAGCGTTATGTATTCGGCCGTCGCACCCTGCCGGAAATGGATCTGGCCTCAGTCGCCTGTGCGATACAAAATATGTGGCTAGCCGCGAGGGCAGAGGGATTGGGTTTGGGCTGGGTATCCTTGTTCGACCCTGATGCGCTGGCGCGATTGCTAGCTATACCCGCAGGCGGAAAACCGGTTGCCATTTTGTGCCTGGGCCATGTTGCAGAATTTTATCCCGCCCCCATGCTGGAACTGGAAGGCTGGGACACGCGTCGTGCGCTGGACAATATGCTGTTTGAAAACAATTGGGGAAACAAAACGCCATGA